The following are encoded in a window of Sutcliffiella horikoshii genomic DNA:
- a CDS encoding DUF421 domain-containing protein has translation MELLMDLLKVIFRIITILPLMLVVTLFMGKRSVGELPVFDFLVILTLGSVVGADIAEPNIHHLPTVGAIIAIALLQKLIAWLKIKNHKVGRLLSFEPTLVIYEGQFHIKNMRKISYSIDNVLQMLREKNVFQIKDVHFALIEANGELSVKLKPEKEPVKMKDVQVALAKPSVEYTVIMDGRVQPKALEYLELDEAWLQNELLKKNIVNIKDVFYAALNEDRSLHVTLKTPGYTQSVPIFH, from the coding sequence ATGGAACTTTTAATGGATTTATTGAAGGTAATTTTTCGCATTATTACCATTTTGCCATTGATGCTCGTCGTAACCTTATTCATGGGAAAACGTTCTGTTGGGGAACTTCCAGTTTTTGATTTTCTTGTCATCTTAACACTGGGATCAGTGGTTGGTGCAGACATTGCTGAGCCTAATATCCATCACCTTCCTACTGTAGGAGCTATTATTGCGATAGCACTTTTACAAAAGTTGATTGCTTGGTTGAAAATAAAGAACCATAAAGTGGGAAGGCTTCTATCTTTTGAGCCGACTCTTGTCATATATGAAGGGCAATTCCATATAAAAAATATGCGTAAAATCAGTTACTCTATTGATAATGTCCTACAAATGTTAAGGGAAAAGAATGTTTTCCAAATAAAAGATGTTCATTTTGCTTTAATTGAAGCGAACGGAGAGCTATCAGTGAAATTAAAACCGGAAAAAGAACCTGTGAAAATGAAAGATGTGCAGGTTGCCCTGGCAAAACCCTCCGTTGAATACACCGTTATCATGGATGGTAGAGTACAGCCAAAAGCATTAGAATATCTGGAATTAGATGAAGCATGGTTACAGAATGAGCTTCTGAAAAAAAATATTGTAAATATTAAAGACGTATTTTATGCGGCACTAAATGAAGATAGAAGCCTGCATGTTACATTAAAAACCCCCGGTTACACACAAAGTGTACCCATTTTTCATTAA
- a CDS encoding DUF421 domain-containing protein, whose amino-acid sequence MELFIDLLKVLGRIITILPLMLIVTLFMGKRSIGELPVFDFIVIITLGAVVGADIADPSIHHFPTVGAIIAIGLLQKVIAWGKIKNHKLGRLLTFEPTLVLYDGQFHIKNMKKISYSIDNILQMLREKDVFKLEDVHFALIEANGNISVKMKSNKEVAKVEDVRSEGYVNSVEFPVIMDGRIYIEALRYKGLNEAWLREELLKRKITGVEDVFYASVDERNDLHVSLRKPLKEPSIPIFH is encoded by the coding sequence GTGGAACTATTTATAGACTTATTAAAGGTCTTGGGGAGAATTATCACGATTCTTCCGCTTATGTTAATTGTAACTCTATTTATGGGAAAGCGGTCCATTGGAGAGCTTCCTGTATTTGATTTCATTGTTATTATCACACTTGGGGCAGTAGTTGGAGCAGATATTGCAGACCCCAGCATCCATCATTTTCCTACTGTAGGTGCAATTATCGCGATAGGTCTTTTACAGAAGGTAATAGCGTGGGGAAAGATAAAAAATCATAAGCTTGGCAGACTTTTAACGTTTGAACCGACCTTAGTCCTCTATGACGGACAATTTCATATTAAGAATATGAAAAAAATAAGTTATTCCATTGACAATATCCTACAGATGCTACGAGAAAAAGATGTATTTAAACTGGAAGATGTTCACTTTGCCCTCATTGAAGCCAATGGAAATATATCCGTGAAGATGAAGTCCAATAAAGAGGTCGCAAAAGTAGAAGATGTTCGCTCGGAAGGATACGTAAACTCTGTGGAATTTCCAGTCATAATGGATGGACGAATCTATATAGAAGCATTAAGATACAAGGGATTAAACGAAGCCTGGCTTCGAGAAGAACTGTTAAAACGGAAAATAACTGGTGTGGAAGATGTATTTTATGCCTCTGTTGATGAACGAAATGACTTACATGTCTCTTTGCGCAAACCTCTAAAAGAACCATCTATTCCTATTTTTCACTAA
- a CDS encoding S9 family peptidase, giving the protein MTKRKIESTDLFRLTSITDPQWDKHSRKFAFVQTTVHEEENEYRSTIYVGDLEGNAVPFTSGKGRATSPRWSPDGSKLAFVSNRNEKSQLYVMPVNGGEAEQVTFCKNGARGPVWSPCGTKLLFSTSVESAEDLHSTSSKSEEKKKPEPLVVEKMRYKSDAKGFLDNKNDHLALLDLKTKEVSLLTEGDRDYGSAAWSPDGTKIAFVANLEENPDVSLVSDVYVMDVQSKEKKKITHSNGFFSTISFSPDGQYLGFLGHEKEFQSATLTRVWVTQVATGETHCLTENLDVEVGDVAIGDFHSGNVNPGLMWTDESEGFYFLMSDQGATGIYFGSLDGSMYPIHLPDEHVYAVSMLTDTHEAIVGVSNSTDPGELYHLDFRSQTRTQLTKVNEAWKNEVELSVAEPIRYKAPDGWDLHGWIMKPAGFEEGKKYPTILEVHGGPHAMYANTYFHEFQTLTAQGFVVLFTNPRGSHGYGQEFVDAVRGDYGGKDYLDVMAAMDYALETFDFIDEKNLGITGGSYGGFMTNWVVSHTDRFKAAVTQRSISNWLSFYGVSDIGYYFSEWEVKGDMGEKVDKLWDHSPIKYVSDVNTPLLILHGEKDYRCPVEQAEQLFIALKQQGKTTKLVRFPGANHELSRSGDPALRIHRLDHIKSWFVEYLEGAK; this is encoded by the coding sequence ATGACAAAAAGAAAAATAGAGTCAACAGATCTGTTTCGTCTAACATCTATTACCGATCCGCAATGGGATAAACATTCCCGTAAGTTTGCGTTTGTGCAGACTACAGTACATGAGGAAGAAAATGAATATCGCTCTACCATTTACGTGGGGGATTTAGAGGGGAACGCCGTACCATTCACATCTGGAAAAGGGAGAGCAACAAGCCCAAGATGGTCTCCTGATGGGAGCAAGCTTGCTTTTGTCTCCAACCGTAATGAGAAAAGCCAACTATATGTTATGCCTGTAAACGGGGGAGAAGCAGAGCAGGTTACTTTCTGTAAAAATGGGGCAAGAGGGCCGGTGTGGTCACCATGTGGAACGAAACTATTGTTTAGTACTTCTGTAGAGAGTGCGGAGGATTTGCATTCTACGAGCTCTAAAAGCGAGGAAAAGAAAAAGCCTGAACCTCTTGTAGTGGAGAAAATGCGCTACAAGTCCGATGCTAAGGGGTTTTTAGATAACAAAAACGATCATCTTGCGCTATTGGATTTGAAAACAAAGGAAGTAAGTCTCCTCACAGAAGGAGACAGGGATTATGGAAGCGCTGCATGGTCGCCTGATGGAACAAAAATTGCTTTTGTAGCAAATCTTGAAGAAAATCCAGATGTTTCGTTGGTTTCTGATGTTTATGTGATGGATGTTCAGTCAAAAGAAAAGAAAAAAATTACACACAGCAACGGTTTCTTTTCCACGATCTCCTTTTCCCCAGACGGTCAGTACCTGGGCTTTTTAGGTCATGAGAAAGAGTTTCAAAGTGCGACGTTGACCCGTGTATGGGTAACTCAGGTTGCAACAGGGGAAACTCATTGCCTAACAGAAAACCTTGATGTGGAGGTTGGAGACGTTGCAATTGGCGATTTCCATTCCGGTAATGTGAACCCTGGACTTATGTGGACAGACGAGAGTGAAGGTTTTTATTTCTTAATGAGTGACCAAGGTGCTACAGGAATCTACTTTGGTTCTTTGGATGGTTCTATGTACCCGATTCATCTCCCGGATGAGCACGTATATGCAGTAAGCATGCTGACGGATACGCATGAAGCAATTGTAGGCGTAAGCAACTCTACAGATCCAGGCGAACTTTACCACCTTGATTTCCGTTCCCAAACACGGACCCAACTGACCAAAGTCAATGAAGCTTGGAAAAATGAAGTAGAATTAAGTGTGGCAGAACCTATCCGTTATAAAGCACCAGATGGTTGGGATTTGCATGGTTGGATTATGAAACCTGCAGGATTTGAAGAAGGAAAGAAATATCCGACCATCTTAGAGGTACATGGTGGACCTCATGCCATGTATGCCAATACTTACTTCCATGAGTTTCAAACTTTGACCGCACAAGGATTTGTCGTGTTATTCACTAACCCGCGTGGAAGCCATGGATATGGCCAGGAATTTGTCGATGCTGTGCGTGGAGATTATGGTGGCAAGGATTATCTCGATGTCATGGCTGCGATGGATTATGCCCTCGAAACATTTGACTTTATCGATGAAAAGAATTTAGGCATTACCGGAGGAAGCTATGGCGGGTTTATGACAAACTGGGTGGTCAGTCACACTGATCGTTTTAAAGCAGCTGTCACACAACGATCCATTTCAAACTGGCTGAGCTTTTATGGTGTCAGTGACATTGGTTACTACTTCTCCGAATGGGAAGTAAAAGGAGATATGGGAGAAAAAGTCGATAAACTTTGGGATCATTCTCCTATCAAATATGTGAGCGATGTCAATACGCCACTTTTAATCTTGCATGGGGAAAAAGATTATCGATGTCCGGTGGAGCAAGCAGAGCAGCTATTCATAGCCTTGAAACAACAAGGGAAGACCACTAAGCTTGTTCGTTTCCCAGGTGCAAATCATGAGCTTTCGAGAAGTGGAGATCCAGCACTTCGTATTCACAGACTAGATCACATTAAGAGCTGGTTTGTAGAGTACTTGGAAGGCGCTAAGTAA
- a CDS encoding IS3 family transposase, with the protein MRRRVNDLKKGHAHLHARKEVRFAFIHSHRDEHTVVMMCRALGVTTSGYYLYVKRLEREETEREQWRRQLDDRIRFHFYDNLETYGSVRIHQKLVDYDDFNVSASTVAKRMKVLGLYATPPKSFIATTDSDHSNRTFKNNLKQAFNPEAPNMVWVTDITYISTMEGFIYFNPILDLFGRKVISYSMCDRMDRSLPLRALKEAIKLREPKKGWIHHSDRGSQYCSKDYIDVLEDAKAKISMSRKATPYDNACAESFFASMKKEYLNKFRFTTKAEAMAAVQFYVEFYNRKRIHSTLEYATPNEYEMAYEMAQQKDANLGRKTSA; encoded by the coding sequence ATTAGAAGAAGAGTTAACGATCTTAAAAAAGGCCATGCACATCTTCACGCAAGAAAAGAAGTAAGGTTTGCGTTTATTCATTCCCATCGGGATGAACACACTGTAGTGATGATGTGCAGAGCCCTTGGTGTGACTACATCTGGATACTATTTGTATGTGAAACGGTTAGAACGAGAAGAAACGGAACGAGAACAGTGGAGAAGGCAACTTGATGACCGTATCCGTTTTCATTTTTATGACAATCTAGAGACGTATGGAAGTGTGAGAATACATCAAAAGTTAGTAGACTATGACGATTTTAATGTATCAGCTAGTACAGTAGCCAAGCGAATGAAGGTACTAGGACTGTATGCCACTCCGCCTAAGAGTTTCATTGCCACTACAGATTCTGATCACTCTAACCGAACGTTTAAAAACAACTTGAAACAAGCGTTTAACCCAGAGGCCCCAAATATGGTTTGGGTCACTGATATCACGTATATTTCTACCATGGAAGGTTTCATCTATTTCAATCCAATTCTAGACTTATTTGGACGAAAAGTTATTAGTTATTCAATGTGCGACCGAATGGATCGTAGTTTACCTCTTCGAGCGTTAAAGGAGGCAATAAAATTAAGGGAACCGAAAAAAGGTTGGATCCACCATTCAGATAGAGGGTCGCAGTACTGTTCCAAAGATTACATCGACGTCCTAGAAGATGCCAAAGCAAAGATCAGTATGAGTAGGAAAGCCACTCCATACGACAATGCTTGTGCGGAATCATTCTTTGCCTCCATGAAAAAAGAATACTTGAATAAATTTCGTTTCACCACAAAAGCAGAGGCTATGGCAGCTGTGCAATTTTATGTGGAGTTTTACAACAGAAAAAGAATCCATTCAACCCTAGAATACGCCACACCAAATGAGTACGAAATGGCGTATGAAATGGCACAACAAAAGGATGCCAATTTGGGTCGTAAAACCTCTGCATAA
- a CDS encoding transposase, with product MAKYKSYSPEFKEFVVKQIELDGHKIVDVSQNLDIPYDTLQKWLKKYRDQKKAEEKNAQNQLLTATEYREMFEAERKSKLELEEELTILKKAMHIFTQEKK from the coding sequence ATGGCAAAATACAAATCCTACTCCCCAGAATTCAAGGAATTTGTAGTGAAACAAATTGAATTAGACGGACATAAAATAGTCGATGTGAGCCAAAACCTAGATATTCCTTATGATACCCTACAAAAATGGTTAAAGAAGTACCGGGATCAGAAGAAAGCAGAAGAAAAAAATGCTCAAAATCAACTACTAACAGCTACAGAATACAGAGAAATGTTTGAAGCAGAAAGAAAAAGTAAACTTGAATTAGAAGAAGAGTTAACGATCTTAAAAAAGGCCATGCACATCTTCACGCAAGAAAAGAAGTAA
- a CDS encoding VOC family protein, whose amino-acid sequence MIKGLDHIVLFCKDTEKSKEWYTNAGFQYSHGYEGMHWFHLGSGLVMLHPAGETSPGITEVHAAVENVNKLFQFVTENGLTPIDHQNGNKTLTEPVTRPWGDIQFELEDLDGHRWAFTQRGE is encoded by the coding sequence ATGATAAAAGGTCTTGATCACATCGTTTTATTCTGTAAAGACACGGAAAAATCCAAGGAATGGTACACAAATGCAGGATTTCAATACTCACATGGTTATGAAGGAATGCATTGGTTCCACTTAGGAAGCGGTCTGGTAATGCTTCATCCAGCAGGCGAAACAAGCCCAGGTATTACAGAGGTGCATGCAGCTGTTGAAAATGTTAATAAGTTATTCCAATTTGTCACAGAAAATGGGCTTACTCCTATAGACCATCAGAATGGCAATAAAACACTAACTGAGCCGGTCACTCGGCCATGGGGAGACATCCAGTTTGAACTGGAGGATCTAGATGGTCATCGCTGGGCATTTACACAGCGTGGAGAATAG
- a CDS encoding aminoglycoside phosphotransferase family protein, with the protein MVILPPNYVQTIRNIHQEKGKVWLQNIPSLINFCEEKWSLKVLAPFDLSYNFVAPAKKMDGAQVVLKLSLPNKEFRSEVEALSFFAGEGMVQVIDTDVEKGILMLERLSPGHTLATLENEVEATEIAAGIMKSLWVPDTSGSSLPQIEEREQSLMNFFKAHPIGKAPITQNLLKKAIHTFRSLLDDKKERYILHGDLHHYNILKSHSSWVAIDPKGLVGEREYDTIQFLLNNLPDDKLEQTISKRIAVLVDNLKLDERRILAWGFAHSVLSVCWSLEDGEEYSEPFYKSIFVFEKLHNEKFGCLT; encoded by the coding sequence ATGGTCATTCTCCCTCCAAATTATGTTCAGACAATAAGGAACATCCACCAAGAAAAAGGGAAAGTGTGGTTGCAGAACATTCCCTCCTTAATTAACTTCTGTGAGGAAAAGTGGAGTCTGAAGGTTCTCGCTCCATTTGACCTTTCGTATAATTTTGTTGCCCCTGCCAAGAAAATGGATGGAGCCCAAGTTGTTCTGAAACTTTCCCTTCCGAACAAGGAATTCCGTTCAGAAGTGGAAGCGTTAAGCTTCTTTGCCGGAGAGGGCATGGTCCAAGTCATAGACACTGATGTTGAAAAAGGAATATTGATGTTAGAACGTCTATCTCCAGGTCATACCCTGGCAACGCTAGAGAATGAAGTGGAAGCAACCGAGATTGCTGCCGGTATCATGAAATCGTTATGGGTACCAGATACATCAGGTTCCAGTCTCCCTCAGATTGAAGAAAGAGAGCAAAGCCTCATGAATTTTTTCAAAGCACATCCGATAGGTAAAGCTCCTATTACACAAAATCTTCTTAAGAAAGCCATTCATACATTCCGAAGCTTGTTGGATGACAAAAAGGAAAGGTATATTTTACATGGAGACCTTCATCATTACAATATCTTAAAATCGCATTCATCTTGGGTGGCAATCGACCCTAAAGGATTGGTGGGAGAACGGGAGTACGATACCATTCAATTTCTTCTAAACAATCTTCCGGATGATAAGTTAGAACAAACCATATCGAAAAGAATTGCTGTTTTGGTGGATAATTTGAAACTGGATGAACGACGAATCCTTGCGTGGGGGTTCGCACACTCTGTACTCTCTGTTTGCTGGTCGTTGGAAGACGGGGAAGAATATAGTGAACCATTTTATAAAAGCATATTTGTATTTGAGAAATTACATAATGAAAAGTTTGGCTGTTTAACATAG
- a CDS encoding TVP38/TMEM64 family protein, protein MEFIEYIKELLTMENLLEVLEEYQSFGPLPGFLLVVLEAFLPFLPLIVIVMANAAAFGLWLGFLISWSGAVVGAVIVYYFVHKLQRYPRIQALLRKEKIRKMMSWIERHGFGPIFFLLCFPFTPSFLINVVAGLSKIKFYQFFLALVAGKMVMIFTISYIGYDIISFIRAPIKTAIAITIMLVLWFIGKKVELRLQLSGEK, encoded by the coding sequence ATGGAATTTATAGAATATATAAAAGAATTACTGACAATGGAAAATCTTCTGGAGGTATTGGAAGAGTATCAATCATTTGGACCACTACCAGGTTTCTTGTTAGTGGTGCTGGAAGCTTTTCTTCCTTTTCTTCCTTTGATTGTAATCGTGATGGCAAATGCCGCTGCTTTTGGTCTTTGGTTGGGTTTTTTAATTTCATGGTCAGGGGCCGTGGTCGGAGCAGTGATTGTTTACTATTTTGTACATAAACTGCAAAGATACCCAAGGATCCAGGCTTTGCTAAGAAAAGAGAAAATAAGGAAAATGATGTCTTGGATTGAGAGGCATGGCTTCGGGCCCATATTCTTTTTACTGTGTTTTCCGTTTACTCCGTCATTTTTGATCAATGTGGTTGCCGGGTTGTCCAAAATAAAGTTTTATCAATTTTTTCTGGCGTTGGTAGCCGGGAAAATGGTTATGATTTTTACCATCAGCTATATTGGCTATGACATCATTTCGTTTATTCGTGCGCCGATTAAAACAGCCATCGCCATTACCATTATGCTGGTATTATGGTTTATCGGTAAAAAAGTAGAACTGCGTCTACAACTCTCAGGCGAAAAATAA
- the lepB gene encoding signal peptidase I, translated as MKWLIVTFLLVLMIRALFFSNYIVEGHSMNPTLEQGNFLMVNKMVYSFTKPERFDVVVFQQEDEDIHYVKRVIGLPGDQIEYKQDMLYVNGEQVTEPFISPERLKIFGGNFTGDFSLEELTGEDAVPKGHVFVIGDNRLNSLDSRHFGFVKIEDIVGKVHVRYWPFDEFNTTFK; from the coding sequence ATGAAATGGTTGATTGTCACATTCCTTTTGGTGCTTATGATTCGTGCGCTTTTCTTTTCTAATTATATTGTAGAAGGGCATTCCATGAATCCAACATTGGAGCAAGGGAATTTCCTAATGGTTAATAAAATGGTTTACTCCTTTACGAAGCCGGAACGATTTGATGTGGTCGTTTTTCAACAAGAAGATGAGGATATCCATTACGTAAAAAGAGTAATAGGGTTGCCAGGTGACCAAATTGAATACAAACAAGATATGCTTTATGTAAATGGAGAACAAGTAACAGAGCCGTTTATCTCTCCTGAGCGCTTGAAAATTTTTGGCGGCAACTTTACAGGTGATTTTTCTTTAGAAGAGTTGACGGGTGAAGATGCAGTACCGAAAGGTCATGTATTTGTTATAGGAGATAATAGGCTAAATAGCTTAGACAGCAGGCACTTTGGGTTTGTGAAAATAGAAGACATAGTCGGAAAAGTCCATGTCCGCTACTGGCCATTCGATGAATTTAATACGACCTTCAAGTAA
- a CDS encoding BTAD domain-containing putative transcriptional regulator produces MPSQETVLQTKITIPTIKEHVLRRVKIARKMKAVTNFGVTIIHSGPGYGKSTIVASFAPTFDAISFWYTATAFDDELIPFLRYVVHSIRNKKKQFGEGLLSYVNKMDRYIREEEIQDLCSLFINEIAQIDDTLVLIIDDFHFVQKNPEIVTWFHWLLQHIPSNLHLILITREKPNWEVITAMKVKNELLEITEEDLKFSREEVEVLLEDIYMLEVEIDDIEQIYTLSEGWVMALGLLSQRLVEETSTAGLITAQGKLEDLFKYLATEVFLKQTPMIQQFLEQTSIMDVLNGEMCDEVLGINGSNYILQSLTERHMFITSTGMNQYRYHALFKEFLERRLLEQDEQFMLLHKRCARWYMKQRDFLPAISHFEKIGDYSSIGVLIHENGIQLMEQGQLSYVLEKLLKINDEIKDRYYMLWYIQGEILRYRCHYEESEKAYRNGLDAARKSGDVLVIIRSLKGIAKIYLDTIQPIKAERVLSEAIMLMELCPIEKKEENQLYAIMAENFLNAGHAPKALEWFEKLDSDYKQEEAGNLEARILLRSGNLHRAKKLLLCKKKDHTEGALPQSHRETDLLLSLVEAFIGNADQAKKLADAGIKQGIKLQAPFVEACGWIRLGHAVQLMDIYDSALAKECYQTALEIMEELNVSRGKAEANMGLCILYTNQGAYEKAILCGEEALKETEEVKDNWLSGLIYLAMKIASIHHGMWDMAEYYGLRASKLLRNCGDQYAEMLLSFWKSIYYFERQEWKGFTQSMNDFLNFLQTGNYEFILSNRTTFGPNDLQKFTPLLMEAQNREIQGAYVTSLLNELGFSHIQNHPGYTLKIQTLGNFKVWLGQKEVGAKDWQRAKAKELLELFVTKRNKQLVKDEIFAALWPTGSEQTVARDFKVALNALNNALEPVRKARTEPFFIQREGNTYGLNPNCGYVLDCSEFESYASAGLEEQDPARAITYLEKALVLYKGDFLPDQKYADWCLNERERLLVYYLRCSEKFAQLLVSRKEFDSAIQLCEKVIEKDPTWEEAYRLLMFCYYHKNNRSQAMRWFAKCKHYLESELGVEPMFSTKKMYDMVLGKAN; encoded by the coding sequence ATGCCATCTCAAGAGACGGTATTGCAGACTAAAATTACGATACCTACAATCAAAGAACATGTTTTAAGAAGGGTTAAAATTGCAAGAAAAATGAAAGCGGTTACTAACTTCGGCGTTACCATTATTCATTCAGGTCCAGGTTATGGAAAGAGCACAATTGTGGCCTCCTTCGCACCTACATTTGATGCCATCTCCTTTTGGTATACCGCAACAGCTTTTGATGATGAATTAATCCCCTTTCTACGATATGTAGTCCACTCAATCAGAAATAAGAAAAAGCAGTTTGGAGAAGGTTTATTAAGTTATGTAAATAAAATGGATCGATATATCCGTGAGGAGGAGATTCAAGATTTATGCTCACTCTTCATCAATGAAATAGCCCAAATCGATGACACGCTCGTTTTAATTATAGATGATTTTCATTTTGTACAGAAAAATCCTGAAATTGTCACATGGTTTCATTGGCTGCTGCAGCATATTCCAAGTAATCTTCATTTGATTTTAATAACAAGGGAAAAGCCAAATTGGGAAGTTATTACCGCAATGAAGGTGAAGAATGAACTATTGGAAATAACGGAGGAGGATCTCAAGTTCTCTAGGGAAGAAGTAGAGGTGCTTCTGGAAGATATTTATATGCTGGAAGTAGAGATTGATGATATTGAACAGATTTATACCTTGTCAGAAGGGTGGGTCATGGCGTTAGGATTATTAAGTCAAAGGTTGGTAGAAGAAACCTCCACCGCTGGATTGATCACTGCGCAGGGGAAATTGGAAGATTTATTTAAGTACTTAGCAACGGAAGTGTTTTTAAAGCAGACACCGATGATTCAACAGTTCTTGGAGCAGACTTCCATTATGGATGTGCTTAACGGGGAGATGTGTGATGAGGTCCTGGGGATTAACGGGTCCAACTACATTCTTCAGTCCTTAACCGAACGTCATATGTTTATAACCTCAACAGGAATGAACCAATATCGTTATCATGCACTTTTTAAAGAATTTCTGGAAAGAAGATTACTCGAGCAGGACGAGCAATTCATGCTTTTACATAAACGCTGTGCAAGGTGGTATATGAAACAGCGAGATTTTCTGCCTGCAATTTCGCATTTTGAAAAGATTGGCGATTATTCCTCTATCGGAGTTCTAATCCATGAAAACGGGATTCAGTTGATGGAACAAGGACAGCTATCCTATGTCTTGGAAAAATTGCTTAAAATAAATGACGAAATAAAAGATAGATATTATATGCTTTGGTATATACAAGGGGAGATTCTCCGTTACCGATGTCATTATGAGGAGTCTGAAAAGGCTTATAGAAATGGGCTGGACGCTGCTAGGAAGTCTGGAGATGTACTTGTAATCATAAGATCCTTAAAAGGAATTGCAAAAATATATCTGGACACTATCCAACCGATAAAAGCTGAAAGAGTCTTATCAGAAGCAATTATGTTAATGGAATTATGTCCTATTGAAAAGAAAGAGGAAAATCAATTATATGCCATTATGGCAGAGAATTTCTTGAATGCAGGGCATGCTCCAAAAGCGCTGGAATGGTTCGAGAAGCTTGATTCGGACTATAAACAAGAGGAGGCAGGAAATCTTGAAGCAAGAATCCTGTTGCGTTCAGGAAACCTGCATCGAGCCAAAAAACTACTCCTATGCAAGAAAAAAGATCACACAGAAGGGGCACTGCCGCAGTCACACCGCGAGACAGATCTATTATTATCACTGGTCGAAGCTTTCATTGGAAATGCAGACCAAGCAAAAAAACTGGCTGATGCGGGAATTAAACAAGGAATTAAACTTCAAGCTCCTTTTGTGGAGGCTTGTGGATGGATTCGTTTAGGACATGCTGTTCAGTTAATGGACATATATGATAGTGCGCTTGCCAAAGAATGCTATCAAACTGCGCTGGAAATTATGGAAGAATTGAATGTTTCAAGAGGAAAAGCAGAAGCGAACATGGGGCTATGTATTTTGTATACTAATCAAGGTGCCTATGAGAAAGCCATTCTATGTGGGGAAGAGGCACTGAAAGAAACGGAAGAAGTAAAAGATAATTGGCTATCCGGTCTCATCTATCTGGCGATGAAAATAGCTTCTATTCACCATGGGATGTGGGATATGGCAGAATATTATGGTCTCCGTGCGAGCAAGCTTTTGCGTAATTGCGGCGATCAGTATGCAGAGATGTTGCTGTCTTTTTGGAAATCCATTTACTACTTTGAACGGCAGGAGTGGAAAGGATTTACACAATCCATGAATGATTTTTTAAACTTCTTACAAACTGGAAACTATGAATTTATACTATCTAACAGAACGACCTTTGGGCCAAACGATCTTCAAAAATTCACTCCGCTTCTGATGGAAGCGCAGAATAGGGAGATTCAGGGGGCATACGTTACGTCTTTACTGAATGAACTTGGATTTTCCCATATCCAGAACCATCCAGGTTACACTTTGAAAATTCAAACACTAGGAAACTTCAAAGTTTGGCTTGGTCAGAAAGAAGTAGGGGCAAAAGATTGGCAGCGTGCAAAAGCGAAAGAATTGCTGGAGTTGTTTGTCACCAAAAGAAACAAACAATTAGTAAAGGATGAAATATTTGCTGCGCTTTGGCCAACTGGATCTGAACAAACAGTGGCGAGAGACTTTAAAGTAGCACTTAACGCACTTAACAATGCATTGGAGCCGGTGAGAAAAGCAAGAACCGAGCCTTTCTTCATACAAAGGGAAGGGAATACCTATGGATTGAATCCCAATTGCGGCTATGTTCTGGATTGTAGTGAGTTTGAATCGTATGCTTCAGCCGGACTGGAAGAACAAGATCCTGCAAGAGCCATAACTTATTTAGAAAAAGCATTGGTTTTATATAAGGGAGATTTCCTTCCAGATCAGAAATATGCAGATTGGTGTCTGAATGAAAGGGAGAGACTACTGGTCTACTATCTTCGATGCAGTGAAAAGTTTGCACAACTTTTGGTGTCACGGAAGGAATTTGATTCCGCTATACAGTTATGCGAGAAAGTTATTGAAAAGGACCCCACTTGGGAAGAAGCCTATCGTTTGCTGATGTTTTGTTATTATCATAAAAACAATCGATCACAAGCGATGAGATGGTTTGCGAAATGCAAACACTATTTGGAAAGTGAGCTTGGCGTAGAGCCAATGTTTTCCACGAAGAAAATGTACGATATGGTGCTTGGAAAAGCCAACTGA